One Micromonospora sp. WMMD1120 genomic region harbors:
- a CDS encoding glucose 1-dehydrogenase → MRAVTVQPGVADSLYLVEDQPEPPAEEGSILVEALAVGICGTDHEIIAGDYGEAPPGADRLIIGHESLGRVIEDASGTVRPGDLVAGIVRHADPVPCLNCAVGEWDMCRNGQYTEHGIKALPGFARDRWRIDPSYVVRLDPALAQVGVLLEPTSVVAKAWDHIERIGHRAEWQPQTVLVTGAGPIGLLAALLGTQRGLTVHVLDRATDGPKPELVAGLGATYHAVPVNDLPFEPDVVVECTGAPTVVLDVMCKAAPNGIVCLAGVSSGGRTIDFDAGALNRELVLENNVVFGSVNANRRHWTMAAQALARADQIWLESLITRRVPVNRYADAYTPGPDDIKVVLEFAS, encoded by the coding sequence GTGCGCGCTGTGACTGTGCAACCCGGAGTCGCCGACTCGCTGTACCTCGTCGAGGATCAGCCGGAGCCGCCCGCCGAGGAGGGCTCGATCCTGGTCGAGGCGCTTGCCGTCGGCATCTGCGGCACCGACCACGAGATCATCGCCGGGGACTACGGCGAGGCGCCGCCGGGCGCCGATCGCCTGATCATCGGGCACGAGTCGCTGGGCCGGGTGATCGAGGACGCCAGCGGCACCGTGCGACCCGGCGACCTGGTGGCCGGGATCGTCCGGCACGCCGACCCGGTCCCCTGCCTCAACTGCGCCGTCGGCGAGTGGGACATGTGCCGCAACGGTCAGTACACCGAGCACGGCATCAAGGCGCTGCCGGGGTTCGCCCGCGACCGCTGGCGGATCGACCCCTCCTACGTGGTCCGGCTGGACCCGGCGTTGGCGCAGGTGGGTGTGCTGCTGGAGCCGACGAGTGTGGTGGCGAAGGCCTGGGACCACATCGAACGGATCGGGCACCGGGCCGAGTGGCAACCGCAGACCGTGTTGGTGACCGGCGCCGGGCCGATCGGGCTGCTGGCCGCGTTGCTCGGCACCCAGCGCGGGCTCACCGTGCACGTGTTGGACCGGGCGACCGACGGGCCGAAGCCGGAGCTGGTCGCCGGGCTCGGCGCGACCTACCACGCGGTGCCGGTCAACGACCTGCCGTTCGAACCGGACGTGGTGGTGGAGTGCACCGGGGCGCCGACCGTCGTCCTCGACGTGATGTGCAAGGCGGCGCCGAACGGGATCGTCTGCCTGGCCGGGGTGTCCAGCGGCGGCCGGACCATCGACTTCGACGCCGGTGCGCTCAACCGGGAGCTGGTGCTGGAGAACAACGTGGTGTTCGGCTCGGTGAACGCCAACCGACGGCACTGGACGATGGCGGCGCAGGCGCTCGCCCGCGCGGACCAGATCTGGCTGGAGTCGCTGATCACCCGGCGGGTGCCGGTGAACAGGTACGCCGACGCGTACACCCCGGGGCCGGACGACATCAAGGTGGTGCTCGAGTTCGCGTCCTGA
- a CDS encoding DUF2252 family protein — MSSSGGQRATHIVDVLSAEFGASMAIDPAAFRRRLRKMAASPFAFYRGSAALFYADQLGDFADDRFLDERTGRVWIHGDLHAENFGTYMNASGQLVFNVNVNVNDFDEAYVGPFTWDLRRLPASVALLGYGKALSDTAIGELVAGFARSYLTELRAIAAGGDDAIGSITLDNADGVLRRVLQQARLNTRVDLLAAQTTIDNAADLDWSDVNEPEELTGVLVDLGRAVARMHSVADDESSHDLVDYSTEEAIVAAVDGDEPGFVNHLVDFAHAYGVRARQDHQLFVDLFRNGRLPGI, encoded by the coding sequence ATGAGCAGCTCAGGGGGCCAGCGCGCGACGCACATCGTCGACGTGCTCAGCGCGGAGTTCGGGGCGTCGATGGCGATCGACCCGGCCGCGTTCCGGCGTAGGCTCCGGAAGATGGCGGCCTCCCCGTTCGCCTTCTACCGGGGCAGCGCCGCGCTCTTCTACGCCGACCAGCTCGGTGACTTCGCCGACGACCGCTTCCTCGACGAGCGGACCGGCCGGGTATGGATCCATGGCGACCTGCACGCGGAGAACTTCGGCACCTACATGAACGCCTCCGGGCAGTTGGTGTTCAACGTCAACGTCAACGTCAACGACTTCGACGAGGCGTACGTCGGGCCGTTCACCTGGGACCTGCGGCGGCTGCCGGCCAGCGTGGCGCTGCTCGGCTACGGCAAGGCGCTCTCCGACACGGCGATCGGGGAACTGGTGGCCGGCTTCGCCCGGTCGTACCTGACCGAGCTGCGGGCGATCGCCGCCGGCGGTGACGACGCGATCGGCTCTATCACGCTGGACAACGCCGACGGGGTGCTGCGCCGGGTGCTCCAGCAGGCCCGGCTCAACACCCGGGTCGACCTGCTCGCCGCGCAGACGACGATCGACAACGCCGCCGACCTGGACTGGTCCGACGTGAACGAGCCGGAGGAGCTGACCGGGGTGCTCGTCGACCTGGGACGGGCGGTGGCCCGGATGCACTCGGTCGCCGACGACGAGTCCAGCCACGACCTGGTGGACTACTCCACCGAGGAGGCGATCGTCGCGGCGGTGGACGGCGACGAGCCCGGTTTCGTCAACCACCTGGTGGACTTCGCGCACGCGTACGGGGTGCGTGCCCGACAGGACCACCAACTCTTCGTCGACCTGTTCCGCAACGGTCGGTTGCCCGGCATCTAG